In the Variovorax sp. S12S4 genome, one interval contains:
- a CDS encoding response regulator transcription factor, with the protein MQTAFAAGPCHLSARTPPAFEASQRPTVFIVEPEPSLRAALGQTVAMAGWRPVVAANAEEFLARPRVIAAGCLLVEQDLSDMGGLDLQERIAERKEMPVVFMTGRSDIRTTVRAMKAGAFDFLVKPLREETLLRSLGLAIEVSAAGLQEAVRLHDLNQCFQELSRREREVLQLVTAGCLNKQVGFDLGISEITVKAHRGSLMRKMRAGSLAELVGMVSDLCCGFESRQAQAPHVVGRHAAQARSCA; encoded by the coding sequence ATGCAAACCGCCTTCGCCGCCGGGCCGTGCCATCTTTCGGCAAGAACGCCCCCAGCCTTCGAAGCTTCGCAGCGGCCGACGGTGTTCATCGTCGAGCCCGAACCGTCACTCCGGGCAGCCCTTGGGCAGACGGTGGCCATGGCGGGGTGGCGTCCCGTTGTGGCTGCCAATGCGGAAGAGTTCCTCGCCCGGCCACGGGTGATCGCCGCGGGCTGCCTCCTGGTCGAACAAGACCTTTCGGACATGGGCGGGCTGGACCTGCAGGAGCGTATTGCCGAGCGCAAGGAAATGCCCGTCGTTTTCATGACCGGCCGTTCGGACATTCGCACGACGGTTCGGGCGATGAAGGCCGGTGCCTTCGATTTCCTGGTGAAGCCGCTTCGCGAAGAAACGTTGCTGCGCTCGCTGGGCCTGGCAATCGAAGTCAGCGCGGCCGGATTGCAGGAAGCCGTGCGCCTGCATGACCTGAACCAGTGCTTTCAGGAACTCAGTCGCCGGGAACGGGAGGTGCTGCAGCTGGTGACGGCGGGCTGCCTGAACAAACAGGTGGGTTTCGATCTCGGGATCTCCGAGATCACCGTCAAGGCACACCGCGGCAGCCTGATGCGAAAGATGCGCGCCGGGTCGCTCGCTGAACTGGTGGGCATGGTCTCCGATCTGTGCTGCGGGTTCGAGAGCCGGCAGGCGCAAGCGCCCCACGTGGTCGGGCGGCACGCCGCGCAAGCGCGAAGCTGTGCATGA
- a CDS encoding Bug family tripartite tricarboxylate transporter substrate binding protein, with product MPLKILPLPPIDEDNMKHSFSRRAVLGGALAALLVQRTAAADPAPSIRLVVPSSAGGPLDALSRVLAQSLGRHLEANVVVANVPGATGKLAAVQVANARPDGRTLLLGTSATHAIAASLFPQLPYRPEQDFAAIGRICTTRFVLVAHPSFQARSLDELIDAARAAPTPLAYGSWGVGSGGHLAVEAIRMQFGIDLNHVPYQGTVSMMQDLLGGRIPLAISDTAGAIARVREGKLVPLIVTGTTRLAQLPQVSTFGEAQVPFTTESWCGLFAPTRTPVAELARLEAALQAALEDLSVKQTLGTLVYDPGPMDRQAFRKLWQADIAAWRRVVVATGIRLD from the coding sequence TTGCCGCTGAAAATACTGCCCTTGCCTCCGATCGACGAAGACAACATGAAGCACAGCTTCTCCAGACGTGCCGTACTGGGCGGCGCCTTGGCAGCCCTCCTTGTTCAGCGAACCGCGGCAGCGGACCCGGCGCCCTCCATCCGACTGGTTGTGCCCTCTTCTGCTGGCGGCCCGCTGGACGCACTCAGCAGAGTCTTGGCGCAGTCGCTGGGCCGGCACCTGGAGGCGAACGTCGTCGTTGCCAATGTTCCCGGCGCCACCGGAAAGCTCGCCGCCGTGCAGGTGGCCAATGCACGGCCAGACGGCCGGACGCTGCTGCTCGGCACCAGCGCCACCCACGCCATTGCGGCCAGCCTGTTCCCGCAGCTGCCGTACCGGCCGGAGCAGGATTTCGCCGCCATCGGGCGCATCTGTACCACGCGATTCGTCCTCGTGGCGCACCCATCGTTCCAGGCCCGCTCGCTGGACGAACTGATCGACGCCGCACGCGCCGCGCCAACGCCGCTGGCCTATGGCTCGTGGGGCGTCGGCTCTGGCGGCCACCTGGCCGTCGAGGCCATCCGCATGCAGTTCGGCATCGACCTCAATCACGTGCCCTACCAAGGCACTGTATCGATGATGCAAGACCTGCTTGGCGGCCGAATCCCGCTCGCAATCAGCGACACGGCTGGCGCGATCGCCCGCGTGCGCGAAGGCAAGCTCGTGCCGTTGATCGTTACCGGCACCACGCGCCTGGCCCAACTGCCGCAGGTTTCCACGTTTGGCGAAGCCCAGGTGCCGTTCACCACCGAAAGCTGGTGCGGGCTCTTTGCACCCACCCGCACGCCGGTTGCAGAGCTGGCACGCCTGGAGGCGGCGCTGCAGGCGGCGTTGGAGGACCTGTCGGTGAAACAGACGCTGGGCACGCTCGTCTACGACCCTGGGCCCATGGATCGCCAGGCCTTTCGGAAGCTCTGGCAAGCGGACATAGCTGCGTGGCGCCGCGTGGTGGTTGCGACGGGCATCCGTCTTGATTGA
- a CDS encoding ATP-binding protein, translating into MHRLYWFDTDDDARPPEELWEEGGRRFFKIRRKGPDGADRERIVVFLDPDRTTPGNIRRLLHEFSLREFLGGAWALQPLELVQDRELTMLVLEYHDGRPLDRLMGLPMETGQLLRLGVALLAAVRQMHERGLVHKDLKPANVLVTPEDEVRLTGFGIASLLPRERQAPDPPEVIAGTLPYMAPEQTGRMNRSIDSRSDLYSLGIVLYQMATGSLPFQASDPMEWVHCHIARRPAAPRERFGGIPVPVSAIIMKLLAKTPEERYQTAAGAEHDLRRCLAEWQAGGSCEAFAIAEQDHPDRMVIPEKLYGRAREVEALLSSFDDVAASGVPALVLVTGEPGAGKSSVVNELRKVLVMPRALFASGKFDQYKADIPYGTFSLAFQSLVRPLLGQTETELGRWREALSEALNPNAALLLDLVPELKLILGEQPPVMELPAQDAQRRFHLVVRRFIGVFARPEHPLALFLDDLQWLDAATLDLLVDLLTAGDVRHLLLIGAYRGEEVGAQHPLAGRLAALQQDGAVVRSVTLPPLAEDDLLQLVADALHAPRNHVRPLADLVQRKTGGNPLFAVQFLNSLAEEGLLAFHHATAQWAWDEERTLAKGFADNVVDLMVRKLGRLPEATRQALQRLACLGHGGDAATLGIVCGKPMEEVEAQLWEALHQELIQRAEGAYRFAHDRVQEAAYSLIPEESRAQLHLDTGRRLLAHTPAEQHKDAAFELVSQLNRGAHLITAPEEREQLAELNFIAGNRSKASVAYASALDYFKAGAALLPEDGRELRHNLSFSLALAQAECEFLTGDTAAAEARLMTLSSRAANSIDRATVACLSIDLYTTLDRSDRAVEVCLAYLRHLGIDWSAHPAEEVVRREYEKMWLLIGNREIEQLIDLPLMSDPRSVATLDVLTKAQVPASFTDANLFSLLLWKIVNLSLEHGNTDASCQAYGHIGRIVGPRFGDYGAGVRFAQLGYDLVERRGLKRFQARTYLGYAVSSVSWTHFRVARDLMRRALDVANNTGDVTYAAFSRHHLVANLLAAGDPLFDVQCEAERAMEFARKARFGLESDVVAGQLALVRTLRGSTPTFGCFDDANFNELEFERRISSDPRLVFAACWYWIRKLQAGFFAGDYAAALAASSNAQQLLWTPPSFFRTAEAHFYGVLSRAACCDAGSAARHQEHLEALLAHHKELLEWAKNCPENFENRAALLGAEIARIEGRELDAERLYEAAIDSARENGFVHNQALAAELAARFYAARGFDTIARAYLRDARHGYLKWGATGKVRQLDERYPYLRDEDRAAPSAMVQTSIDHLDLATVLKVSRAVSAEIDLEKLIATVMRLALEHAGAAAAC; encoded by the coding sequence ATGCACCGGCTTTACTGGTTCGATACTGACGACGATGCTCGCCCCCCAGAGGAACTGTGGGAGGAGGGCGGTCGCAGGTTCTTCAAGATACGGCGCAAAGGGCCGGACGGTGCCGACCGTGAGCGCATCGTGGTGTTTCTCGATCCGGACCGCACGACGCCGGGCAACATTCGCCGCCTGCTCCACGAGTTTTCGCTGAGAGAGTTTCTGGGCGGCGCGTGGGCCTTGCAACCGCTCGAGCTGGTGCAAGACCGCGAGCTGACCATGCTCGTGCTCGAGTACCACGACGGTCGGCCGCTCGATCGGCTCATGGGGCTACCCATGGAGACCGGACAGCTCCTGCGACTTGGTGTTGCGCTCTTGGCGGCGGTCAGGCAAATGCACGAGCGCGGCCTTGTGCACAAAGACCTCAAGCCGGCCAATGTGCTGGTCACCCCTGAAGATGAAGTTCGGCTGACCGGATTCGGCATTGCCTCGCTGCTGCCGCGCGAGCGCCAGGCACCGGACCCTCCAGAGGTCATTGCCGGCACGCTGCCCTACATGGCACCGGAGCAGACCGGCCGGATGAACCGGTCGATCGACTCGCGTAGCGACCTTTATTCGCTTGGCATTGTTCTCTACCAGATGGCCACGGGCTCGCTGCCGTTCCAGGCTTCGGACCCGATGGAGTGGGTCCACTGCCATATCGCGCGCAGACCGGCGGCGCCGCGGGAGCGGTTCGGCGGTATTCCGGTGCCCGTCTCGGCCATCATCATGAAGCTGCTGGCCAAGACACCGGAGGAGCGCTACCAGACCGCGGCCGGTGCGGAGCACGATCTGCGCAGATGCCTGGCTGAATGGCAGGCCGGCGGCTCGTGCGAGGCGTTTGCCATCGCAGAGCAAGATCACCCCGACCGGATGGTCATTCCCGAGAAGCTCTACGGACGAGCCCGGGAGGTCGAGGCCCTGCTTTCTTCTTTCGACGACGTGGCCGCCAGCGGCGTCCCGGCGCTGGTGTTGGTGACCGGCGAGCCCGGAGCAGGCAAGTCGTCCGTGGTGAATGAATTGCGCAAGGTGCTGGTGATGCCGCGTGCGCTGTTCGCATCCGGCAAGTTCGACCAGTACAAGGCCGACATTCCCTATGGGACCTTCTCGCTCGCGTTTCAAAGCCTTGTTCGGCCGCTTCTCGGCCAAACGGAAACCGAATTGGGCCGATGGCGCGAGGCGTTGTCCGAAGCGCTGAACCCGAACGCGGCGCTGCTGCTGGATCTGGTGCCTGAACTGAAGCTCATCCTTGGCGAGCAACCGCCCGTGATGGAGCTGCCGGCGCAGGATGCGCAGCGGCGTTTCCACCTTGTCGTGCGGCGCTTCATCGGCGTTTTTGCCCGGCCGGAGCATCCGCTGGCGCTGTTTCTCGACGACCTGCAATGGCTCGATGCGGCAACCCTCGATCTCCTGGTCGACCTGCTGACGGCGGGCGATGTGCGCCATTTGCTGTTGATAGGCGCTTACCGGGGCGAAGAGGTGGGCGCGCAGCATCCCCTTGCGGGAAGACTCGCCGCGCTCCAGCAGGATGGCGCGGTTGTCCGTAGCGTGACCTTGCCGCCATTGGCAGAAGACGATCTGCTGCAGCTCGTTGCGGACGCACTCCATGCGCCGCGGAATCACGTGCGGCCGCTCGCCGACCTTGTGCAGCGCAAGACCGGGGGCAACCCGCTGTTTGCGGTGCAGTTCCTGAACTCGTTGGCAGAGGAAGGGCTGCTCGCGTTCCATCACGCGACGGCACAGTGGGCCTGGGACGAAGAACGAACGCTGGCCAAGGGCTTTGCCGACAACGTCGTGGACCTGATGGTGCGCAAGCTCGGCCGGCTTCCGGAAGCCACCCGGCAGGCACTGCAGCGGCTTGCCTGCCTCGGCCACGGCGGAGATGCCGCCACGCTCGGCATCGTTTGCGGAAAGCCAATGGAGGAGGTGGAGGCGCAGCTCTGGGAGGCCCTGCATCAAGAACTCATCCAGCGCGCGGAAGGCGCCTACCGATTTGCCCACGACCGGGTGCAGGAGGCTGCCTATTCCCTGATTCCGGAGGAGTCGCGCGCGCAGCTTCACCTTGATACTGGCCGCCGGCTTTTGGCGCACACACCCGCCGAACAGCACAAGGACGCGGCTTTCGAACTCGTCAGCCAGCTCAATCGCGGGGCGCACCTGATCACCGCGCCGGAAGAGCGGGAGCAACTGGCCGAACTCAACTTCATCGCCGGAAATCGTTCAAAGGCGTCGGTTGCCTACGCCTCCGCGCTCGACTACTTCAAGGCGGGCGCCGCGCTGCTGCCAGAAGACGGCCGGGAGCTGCGCCACAACCTTTCTTTCTCTCTTGCGCTTGCGCAAGCCGAGTGCGAGTTTCTGACGGGCGACACGGCCGCGGCGGAGGCCCGCTTGATGACGCTGTCTTCACGCGCCGCAAATTCCATCGATCGGGCGACGGTCGCTTGCCTGAGCATCGACCTGTACACCACGCTCGATCGGAGCGACCGCGCGGTCGAGGTTTGCCTTGCCTATTTGCGCCACCTGGGCATCGATTGGTCTGCGCACCCGGCAGAAGAGGTGGTGCGCCGGGAATACGAGAAGATGTGGTTGCTGATTGGCAATCGCGAGATCGAGCAGCTCATCGACTTGCCCTTGATGAGCGACCCACGGTCCGTAGCAACGCTGGACGTGCTGACCAAGGCACAGGTGCCGGCATCGTTCACGGATGCGAACCTGTTCTCCCTGCTGCTCTGGAAAATCGTCAACCTGAGCCTTGAACACGGCAATACCGATGCGTCGTGCCAAGCCTATGGGCATATCGGGAGGATTGTCGGTCCGCGTTTCGGCGACTACGGGGCCGGTGTTCGGTTTGCCCAGCTTGGCTACGACCTGGTCGAACGGCGCGGGTTGAAAAGATTCCAGGCCCGAACGTACCTGGGCTACGCCGTATCGAGCGTTTCATGGACGCATTTTCGCGTGGCGCGCGACCTGATGCGCCGTGCGTTGGACGTTGCAAACAACACCGGTGACGTCACCTACGCGGCCTTTTCTCGCCATCACCTTGTCGCCAACCTGCTTGCGGCCGGCGATCCGCTCTTCGATGTGCAATGCGAAGCGGAGCGAGCCATGGAGTTTGCCCGGAAAGCCCGTTTCGGCCTTGAAAGCGACGTTGTCGCAGGGCAGCTTGCGCTTGTTCGCACGCTGCGCGGCTCAACGCCCACTTTCGGCTGCTTCGACGACGCGAACTTCAATGAGCTCGAGTTCGAGCGTCGCATATCGAGCGATCCGCGCCTGGTATTCGCCGCATGCTGGTACTGGATACGCAAGCTGCAGGCGGGCTTTTTTGCTGGCGACTATGCGGCGGCTCTTGCCGCATCTTCGAACGCACAGCAACTGCTATGGACACCGCCATCTTTCTTCAGAACCGCGGAGGCGCACTTCTATGGCGTGCTGAGCCGGGCGGCTTGCTGCGATGCCGGGTCTGCGGCTCGACACCAGGAGCATCTGGAGGCGCTGCTCGCTCACCACAAAGAGCTCCTGGAATGGGCCAAGAACTGCCCAGAGAACTTCGAAAACCGCGCCGCTCTTCTGGGGGCCGAGATCGCGCGCATCGAAGGCCGGGAGCTCGACGCGGAGCGTCTGTACGAAGCGGCAATCGACTCGGCACGCGAAAACGGCTTTGTTCATAACCAGGCGCTCGCGGCGGAGCTGGCCGCGCGCTTCTACGCGGCACGCGGCTTCGACACGATCGCGCGGGCCTATCTGCGGGACGCACGGCACGGCTACCTGAAGTGGGGCGCCACCGGAAAAGTCCGCCAGCTCGATGAGCGGTACCCTTATTTGCGGGATGAAGACCGCGCCGCCCCTTCGGCAATGGTGCAGACGTCGATCGATCATCTCGACCTGGCTACCGTGCTCAAGGTTTCGCGTGCGGTGTCGGCGGAGATCGACCTGGAGAAGCTGATAGCGACCGTTATGCGCCTGGCCCTGGAGCACGCGGGCGCAGCAGCGGCCTGCTGA
- a CDS encoding response regulator, which yields MSNDSARIRVLCVDDHPVVLQGISGLVSIQADMEVVAEATHGRDAIEKFRKHRPDITLMDLQMPEMGGLDAIGAIRGEFPQARIIVLTTYAGDVQALRAIQAGARGYLLKNALHKELLDAIRAVHAGRKTVSTEVSFDLAEHATDDTLTPAEIRVLSLISAGNANKEIAAELTLSEETVKKQVRSILSKLGAKDRTHAAMIGFRRGIIGMP from the coding sequence ATGAGCAACGATTCAGCGCGCATCCGCGTCCTTTGCGTGGACGATCACCCCGTGGTTCTCCAGGGAATCTCTGGCCTGGTGAGCATCCAGGCCGACATGGAGGTGGTTGCCGAGGCGACCCATGGCCGCGATGCCATCGAGAAGTTTCGCAAGCACCGCCCGGACATCACGCTGATGGACTTGCAAATGCCCGAGATGGGCGGGCTCGACGCCATCGGCGCGATCCGGGGTGAATTTCCGCAGGCACGCATCATCGTGCTGACCACGTATGCCGGCGACGTACAGGCGTTGCGCGCCATACAGGCGGGCGCGCGCGGCTACCTGCTGAAGAACGCCCTGCACAAGGAGCTGCTGGACGCCATACGTGCGGTGCACGCCGGCAGGAAGACGGTTTCTACAGAGGTGTCGTTCGACCTGGCGGAGCACGCGACCGACGATACGCTCACGCCCGCGGAGATTCGGGTCTTGAGCCTCATTTCCGCTGGCAACGCCAACAAGGAAATTGCCGCCGAACTCACGCTTTCGGAAGAAACGGTGAAGAAGCAGGTCCGCAGCATTCTCTCGAAGCTCGGCGCGAAGGACCGCACCCATGCCGCAATGATCGGATTCAGGCGCGGAATCATCGGCATGCCCTGA
- a CDS encoding ATP-binding protein — MSSAHATAMLAAEKAILERVAQSFPVQETLEAAARLVEELVPGCCAILRLDPGAGTFGACAGLGVPEPLRSFYTGRAVDPQCDPASMAVQTGKPEIVTNLPNAARSGGSEWACLLAAHEFASCWSVPVMSDAGEVLGVLVLHRHAAAAPTGDELAFIDRFTLIVRVALRRAQLDSALLAQQTELRHALSHLMQAQQLSHTGSFTTDVESDEHVWSDELYRVLEFEPGSKVKFQSFRALIHTDDLPGFDACFRRAVAEGTDFDHVFRIVTPKGNAKHVHAVSHFSESAAGHRFVAGSIQDVTASRTAEDALKARESELQRAMAQLAEGQRLSATGSFTSDIQQDEHSWSAEFYRIFEIDPTTRPNVGTIREKIHPDDLALFDSEIQRGMEGHGADFVFRILTQQGGLKHLRGVARLIEHVGGRPIFMGTVQDISERKAAEEARDRARSELAHVARAAALSALTASIAHEVNQPLSGIVTNAGTCLRMLEADPPDLEGAKATVQRTIRDANRASEVIKRLRALFAGKPMQKGPVDLNDATREVLSLTSSELQKRRVVLHTELAGDLPVVVGDRVQLQQVILNLVLNACDALHAIAGRARQISIATSCEEKQVVLAVSDNGVGAPTDSLDRMFDVFYTTKPDGMGVGLSVSRSIIEAHGGNLRASANAGSGLTFSICIPASG, encoded by the coding sequence ATGAGCAGCGCGCATGCCACAGCGATGCTGGCCGCCGAGAAGGCCATCCTGGAGCGGGTGGCGCAGAGCTTTCCGGTGCAGGAAACCCTCGAGGCGGCGGCGCGTTTGGTGGAAGAGCTTGTCCCAGGCTGCTGCGCAATCCTGCGATTGGACCCCGGTGCCGGAACTTTCGGCGCGTGCGCTGGGCTCGGGGTGCCGGAACCCTTGCGGTCGTTCTATACCGGCAGGGCCGTCGATCCTCAATGCGACCCCGCCTCGATGGCGGTGCAGACTGGAAAGCCGGAGATCGTGACCAACCTACCGAACGCAGCCCGGTCGGGCGGCTCCGAGTGGGCGTGCTTGCTCGCCGCACATGAATTTGCTTCGTGCTGGTCGGTGCCGGTAATGTCGGATGCAGGCGAGGTCCTGGGCGTCCTTGTTCTTCACCGGCACGCGGCCGCGGCCCCCACAGGCGACGAGTTGGCATTCATCGACCGTTTCACGCTTATCGTGCGCGTCGCCCTGAGGCGTGCGCAGCTGGACAGTGCGCTGCTTGCGCAGCAAACAGAGCTGCGCCATGCCCTCAGCCATCTCATGCAGGCCCAGCAGCTGAGTCACACAGGGAGCTTCACCACCGATGTCGAGTCCGACGAGCACGTCTGGTCGGACGAGCTCTACCGAGTCCTTGAGTTCGAGCCCGGCTCGAAGGTCAAATTCCAGTCTTTCCGCGCGCTCATCCATACCGACGATCTGCCGGGCTTCGACGCGTGCTTTCGACGCGCCGTTGCCGAGGGAACTGATTTCGACCATGTCTTTCGCATCGTCACGCCCAAGGGAAACGCCAAGCATGTGCATGCGGTTTCGCATTTCAGCGAGTCGGCGGCCGGGCACCGGTTCGTTGCCGGTTCCATCCAGGACGTCACAGCCAGCCGGACCGCCGAAGACGCTCTCAAGGCCAGGGAGTCCGAGCTGCAAAGAGCCATGGCGCAGCTGGCGGAAGGGCAGCGGCTCAGCGCCACGGGCAGTTTCACGTCAGACATCCAGCAGGACGAGCACAGCTGGTCGGCGGAGTTCTACCGGATCTTCGAGATCGACCCCACCACGCGGCCGAATGTGGGCACCATCCGCGAGAAGATCCACCCGGACGACCTTGCGCTGTTCGATTCGGAAATCCAGCGCGGCATGGAAGGGCACGGTGCCGATTTCGTCTTCCGGATCCTGACGCAGCAAGGCGGCCTCAAGCACCTGCGCGGTGTCGCCCGGCTCATCGAGCATGTGGGCGGACGGCCCATCTTCATGGGAACCGTCCAGGACATCTCCGAGCGGAAGGCCGCCGAAGAGGCGCGCGACCGCGCACGCAGCGAGCTCGCGCATGTGGCGCGCGCCGCTGCGCTCAGCGCGCTCACCGCATCGATCGCCCACGAGGTCAACCAGCCGCTCTCCGGCATTGTTACCAACGCTGGCACTTGCCTGCGAATGCTGGAGGCCGACCCGCCGGATCTGGAAGGAGCCAAGGCAACCGTACAGCGAACGATCCGGGACGCCAACCGGGCTTCGGAAGTCATCAAGCGCCTGCGAGCGCTCTTTGCCGGAAAGCCGATGCAGAAAGGCCCGGTCGACCTGAACGACGCCACGAGGGAGGTCCTGTCACTGACGTCGAGCGAGCTGCAAAAAAGGCGGGTAGTACTGCACACCGAGCTGGCCGGCGACTTGCCCGTCGTCGTCGGCGATCGGGTCCAGTTGCAGCAGGTAATCTTAAATCTTGTGCTCAATGCCTGCGATGCACTGCACGCAATAGCTGGCCGTGCGCGCCAGATCTCGATAGCGACATCGTGCGAAGAAAAGCAGGTGGTGCTTGCCGTGAGTGACAACGGTGTGGGCGCTCCCACCGACTCGCTCGACCGAATGTTCGACGTTTTCTACACGACCAAGCCCGACGGCATGGGTGTCGGGCTTTCTGTCAGCCGATCGATCATCGAAGCGCACGGCGGCAATCTGCGCGCGAGCGCGAATGCGGGATCAGGGCTGACCTTCTCCATTTGCATACCGGCTTCGGGTTGA